From Isachenkonia alkalipeptolytica, one genomic window encodes:
- the mutL gene encoding DNA mismatch repair endonuclease MutL, which translates to MARKVKMLDEITINQIAAGEVIQGPYSVIKELVENAIDAHATKIFVEIKNGGKSYIRITDNGMGIDPEDIEMVFERHSTSKINEIEDLDSLNTLGFRGEALASIASVSQIEVTSKTKGKDTGISLELSGGEILSKKEVSATQGTTIIIRNLFFNTPARRKFMKSVKAETTKINEVITRLAISKSDISFRYVNNNNLMFTTPGDNNLSKVLLSIFPKDLYQNMIYLPPTEEIPYKISGFISQPMYGRGNRNLEIFFVNNRLVKSQSLSKALEKAYENKLMIHRFPICVLNIEVPPGEIDVNIHPSKTEVKFYEEKKVENFLMDRITEVLTKGTKIVHPNIQQAHSDNERRPIVSPQRENVDISNKHQPNMGLSSKVDLPNDQGGTVYTREPTGKDLKPRTPITYKNSSTSSSSLEGRLNNKLQQDQKQNEEEVQESILAVKEDHLPFSIDPTQGFHILGQVFQSYILFESQKTLFLVDQHAAHERILFDQLYEDAKEKRIIRQRLLKPESIRLSPEDYSLFEDHHKTFEEAGFTIESFGKDTLIIREVPLALGRPKDSSFIIDIIDAIRERKSTEDEKTLVIQKACKNAIKANRKFSQVEIQELLYKLQKTTPPLHCPHGRPILLKLEERELAKFFKRIT; encoded by the coding sequence ATGGCAAGAAAAGTAAAAATGCTCGATGAAATAACCATCAACCAAATAGCGGCAGGAGAGGTTATTCAGGGGCCTTATTCGGTAATTAAGGAACTGGTAGAAAACGCCATAGATGCCCATGCAACAAAAATTTTTGTGGAAATTAAAAATGGCGGCAAATCCTATATTCGTATTACTGACAACGGTATGGGAATTGATCCGGAGGATATTGAAATGGTCTTTGAACGACACAGCACTTCGAAGATTAATGAAATTGAGGACCTTGATTCATTAAACACCCTGGGATTTCGAGGGGAAGCTTTAGCCAGTATTGCCTCAGTATCTCAAATCGAGGTGACTTCCAAAACAAAAGGGAAGGATACTGGTATCTCCCTAGAATTATCCGGCGGTGAAATCCTTTCGAAAAAAGAAGTCAGTGCTACCCAAGGAACAACAATCATTATCAGGAATTTGTTTTTCAACACTCCAGCCCGACGAAAATTCATGAAAAGTGTGAAGGCGGAAACCACAAAAATTAACGAAGTCATAACGCGGTTGGCCATCAGCAAATCTGATATTTCCTTTCGTTATGTTAACAATAACAATCTTATGTTTACCACTCCCGGGGATAATAATCTTTCCAAAGTATTATTATCCATTTTTCCAAAGGATTTATATCAAAATATGATTTATTTACCTCCTACTGAAGAAATACCCTATAAAATTTCAGGCTTTATCAGTCAACCCATGTATGGCCGAGGAAACCGTAACCTTGAAATCTTTTTTGTAAACAATCGCCTGGTAAAAAGCCAAAGTCTTTCTAAAGCATTGGAGAAAGCTTATGAAAATAAGCTTATGATTCATCGGTTCCCCATATGTGTTTTAAATATTGAAGTTCCTCCTGGAGAAATCGATGTCAACATTCACCCCTCAAAAACAGAGGTCAAATTCTATGAGGAAAAAAAGGTTGAAAATTTTTTAATGGACCGGATAACCGAAGTCCTTACCAAAGGAACTAAAATTGTGCATCCCAATATACAACAAGCACATAGCGATAATGAGCGTAGACCAATAGTTTCTCCTCAAAGGGAAAATGTTGACATTTCTAATAAGCACCAACCCAACATGGGTCTTTCTTCAAAAGTGGATTTACCCAACGACCAAGGAGGGACTGTTTATACAAGAGAACCTACCGGAAAAGATTTAAAACCGAGAACACCAATTACCTATAAAAACTCCTCTACATCCAGCAGCAGTTTAGAAGGGAGACTTAATAATAAACTGCAACAGGATCAAAAGCAAAACGAAGAAGAAGTTCAAGAGTCTATACTAGCTGTAAAGGAAGATCATTTACCCTTTAGCATTGATCCGACTCAGGGTTTTCATATTCTCGGACAGGTTTTTCAGTCCTATATTTTATTTGAGTCTCAAAAAACCCTTTTCTTAGTGGACCAGCATGCTGCCCATGAAAGAATTCTGTTTGACCAACTATATGAAGATGCAAAAGAAAAGCGTATTATTCGACAGCGTTTATTAAAGCCGGAATCTATCCGTCTTAGTCCCGAGGATTATTCACTTTTTGAGGATCATCATAAAACATTTGAAGAAGCCGGATTTACTATAGAAAGCTTTGGTAAAGATACTTTAATTATCCGTGAAGTTCCCTTAGCTCTAGGGCGACCCAAAGACAGTTCTTTTATTATAGATATTATCGATGCTATTCGTGAAAGAAAATCGACAGAGGATGAAAAAACTTTAGTCATTCAAAAAGCCTGTAAAAATGCAATCAAAGCAAATAGAAAGTTTTCTCAAGTTGAGATTCAAGAACTTTTGTATAAATTACAAAAAACAACGCCACCTTTACATTGTCCCCATGGCAGACCGATCTTACTGAAGCTTGAGGAGAGAGAGTTAGCAAAATTTTTCAAACGAATAACTTAG
- a CDS encoding methionine gamma-lyase family protein translates to MTRIEGLLLSEYKISQETFHLGEAVEKNLKQSFDQIEKIKEYNFYKVLLAMKKVGLSDQHFNWTTGYGYSDLGREKIDALYAEVFKTEDAIVRSSFANGTHVLGLCLKSLLKQGDGLVSVTGKPYDTLDEIIGLKGDYQKSLMNQGIDYQEISFLQDGSLDFKEIEKTLEENPNIKMIYVQRSTGYHFRQALTIENIKKVVTLVKSINPSVICMVDNCYGEFLERREPTEVGVDLLAGSLIKNPGGGIALSGGYIAGKETLIKLIAQEHTMPGIERECGLTFGQSRSLFQGLFLAPNTVSQAIKSAVFCGALFQKAGYEVKPDPLQERSDIIQSIRLGSREKVLAFCEAIQEVAPVDAFVKPEPWDMPGYSHKIIMAAGTFIQGSSIELSADAPIKEPYIVYFQGGLDYAHGKIGALKALENLKK, encoded by the coding sequence ATGACTAGGATCGAAGGGTTGTTATTATCAGAGTATAAGATTTCTCAAGAAACCTTCCATCTTGGAGAAGCCGTAGAGAAAAATCTTAAACAAAGCTTTGATCAAATTGAAAAAATTAAGGAGTACAACTTCTATAAAGTATTGTTAGCTATGAAAAAAGTAGGACTCAGTGATCAACATTTTAACTGGACTACGGGCTATGGATACAGTGATTTAGGAAGAGAAAAAATTGATGCCTTGTATGCCGAAGTATTTAAGACAGAGGATGCCATTGTTCGCTCTAGTTTTGCAAATGGTACCCATGTGTTGGGTCTATGTCTAAAGAGTCTGTTAAAGCAAGGAGATGGCCTTGTATCCGTTACAGGTAAACCCTATGATACCCTGGATGAAATAATCGGTTTAAAGGGGGATTATCAAAAGAGTTTAATGAATCAAGGCATCGATTATCAGGAAATCTCATTTCTACAAGATGGGTCCCTGGATTTTAAAGAAATTGAAAAAACCCTTGAAGAGAATCCTAATATCAAAATGATCTATGTGCAACGATCTACAGGATATCATTTCCGACAAGCACTAACGATTGAGAATATAAAAAAAGTGGTTACGCTCGTGAAGTCTATTAATCCTTCAGTTATCTGTATGGTGGATAATTGTTACGGTGAGTTTTTAGAGCGAAGGGAGCCTACGGAAGTAGGGGTGGATCTGTTAGCCGGTTCCCTCATCAAAAATCCTGGAGGCGGCATTGCCTTATCCGGTGGCTATATTGCAGGAAAAGAGACCTTAATCAAACTGATAGCCCAGGAACACACAATGCCTGGAATTGAACGGGAATGCGGCTTAACCTTTGGACAATCCCGTTCCCTGTTTCAAGGACTGTTTCTAGCCCCTAATACTGTATCACAAGCAATTAAATCCGCAGTTTTTTGTGGGGCCTTATTTCAAAAAGCCGGTTACGAGGTTAAGCCCGATCCATTACAGGAACGCAGTGATATCATTCAATCGATCCGTTTAGGATCTAGAGAAAAAGTACTAGCCTTTTGTGAAGCTATTCAAGAGGTTGCTCCTGTGGATGCCTTTGTAAAGCCTGAACCATGGGATATGCCGGGCTACAGTCACAAAATCATCATGGCGGCGGGAACCTTTATTCAAGGTTCTTCGATTGAGCTTAGTGCCGATGCACCAATTAAAGAACCGTACATCGTCTACTTCCAAGGAGGCTTAGACTATGCTCACGGGAAAATCGGAGCTTTAAAAGCTTTAGAAAACCTTAAAAAATAA
- a CDS encoding tyrosine-type recombinase/integrase — translation MSSTNNNQNFTYGKSNKPQNLLLQEHKFIQHCKSIENQLPEYLEDFFLYLKSSVALTTRQAYLEDVLFFFRYLVEHTKLVHASLVSEIPLSDLQAITAKDINRYLGDYCTHYVVDEESSQKIVENQNRSLSRKKSSLSVLFKFLFREGLMEKNITDGFNPIKLPKPQPDAIKRLEIEEIEELLQLVDTGHLFTKKEKSFWEKTKFRDKAIIMLFITYGLRISELQQLNLSSFNFRRMEFKIYRKRGKEVEMPLNHTTKTVIDEYIQLERPKSMELEPEHSDALFLSLQKKRMTVRSIRNLIKKYTALVLKTDVKKGYSPHKLRATAATTLIARGFSVYDVQNLLDHDNITTTQLYAAHRKNVKKEIISNFEWTEESDESD, via the coding sequence ATGAGTTCTACTAATAACAATCAAAACTTTACTTACGGCAAATCCAATAAACCTCAAAATCTTTTACTTCAAGAACATAAATTTATTCAGCATTGTAAATCCATAGAGAATCAATTACCGGAATATCTGGAAGATTTTTTTCTATACTTAAAAAGCTCTGTAGCATTAACCACACGGCAAGCTTATCTTGAGGATGTACTGTTTTTCTTTCGTTATCTTGTAGAGCATACAAAACTTGTCCATGCTTCCCTTGTTTCGGAAATACCTCTGTCGGATCTTCAAGCCATTACTGCCAAAGACATTAACCGGTATCTTGGAGATTACTGTACGCACTATGTTGTTGATGAAGAATCATCTCAAAAAATCGTGGAAAATCAAAATCGTTCCCTATCAAGGAAAAAATCATCTCTTTCGGTTTTATTCAAGTTTTTATTCCGAGAAGGTTTAATGGAAAAAAATATTACCGATGGTTTTAACCCTATTAAACTTCCGAAACCACAACCGGATGCCATCAAACGTCTTGAAATTGAAGAAATTGAAGAACTATTACAGTTAGTGGACACAGGACATTTATTCACAAAAAAAGAAAAATCCTTTTGGGAGAAAACAAAGTTTCGTGATAAAGCCATTATCATGCTTTTTATTACTTATGGACTGCGAATCAGTGAACTGCAACAGTTAAACCTGTCTTCCTTTAACTTTAGACGAATGGAATTTAAAATCTACCGTAAACGGGGTAAGGAAGTTGAAATGCCCCTAAATCATACGACAAAAACCGTAATTGATGAGTATATCCAGTTGGAACGTCCCAAAAGTATGGAGTTAGAGCCAGAACATAGCGATGCACTTTTTCTTTCCCTTCAAAAAAAACGGATGACTGTAAGAAGTATCCGTAATCTAATCAAAAAATATACCGCTTTAGTCTTAAAAACCGATGTAAAAAAAGGCTATAGCCCCCATAAGCTCCGTGCCACAGCGGCAACAACGTTAATCGCCAGAGGGTTTTCTGTATATGATGTTCAAAACTTGTTGGATCATGATAATATTACGACGACCCAGTTATATGCTGCCCATCGGAAAAATGTTAAAAAAGAAATTATTTCAAATTTTGAATGGACAGAGGAGTCCGATGAAAGTGATTAA
- the miaA gene encoding tRNA (adenosine(37)-N6)-dimethylallyltransferase MiaA — translation MKKHVIFIVGPTAVGKTSLTIELAKALDGEVIYADSMQIYKEMNIGTAKPSKQEQEGIPHYMIDEIFPDEDFSVADFEVRAKQHIQEILSRGKTPIVSGGTGLYVNALLYDMDFGKSVSNPSFRNTLKEESELYGKDYIYQKLQKVDPKAAEKIHPNNLVKVIRALEINYETGENLGDFKEDLQLTSEFQPILIGLNRKRKNLYERINLRVDIMIEEGLVKEVKRLLEKGYSKELKAFKGLGYKEIIRYLNGENTLHDAIRILKKNTRRYAKRQITWFKRYDFIKWFLVDRYEKEEVLLNEVLGYIEKKNKEGIYD, via the coding sequence TTGAAGAAACATGTGATATTCATTGTAGGCCCAACTGCTGTTGGAAAAACAAGCTTAACCATTGAATTAGCTAAAGCCTTGGATGGAGAAGTAATATATGCAGATTCCATGCAAATCTATAAAGAAATGAATATTGGAACTGCAAAACCGAGTAAACAGGAACAAGAGGGGATCCCCCATTATATGATAGATGAAATCTTTCCCGATGAGGATTTTTCTGTTGCAGACTTTGAGGTCCGAGCAAAACAACATATTCAAGAGATTTTAAGCCGCGGGAAAACTCCCATTGTCAGTGGTGGTACTGGGCTTTATGTTAATGCCCTGCTTTACGATATGGATTTTGGTAAGTCCGTTTCTAATCCATCTTTTCGAAATACCCTGAAAGAAGAAAGTGAGCTCTACGGTAAAGACTATATTTATCAAAAATTGCAAAAAGTTGATCCTAAAGCGGCAGAAAAGATTCATCCCAATAACTTAGTGAAAGTCATCAGGGCTCTGGAAATCAACTACGAAACCGGAGAAAATCTCGGAGATTTTAAAGAAGATTTACAATTAACGTCAGAGTTTCAGCCGATTCTAATTGGTCTTAACCGAAAACGGAAAAACTTATATGAGCGGATTAACCTTCGGGTGGATATAATGATAGAAGAAGGCTTGGTAAAAGAAGTGAAGAGGCTCTTGGAAAAAGGATATTCAAAAGAGCTAAAAGCTTTTAAAGGTTTGGGCTATAAAGAAATTATACGTTACCTGAACGGAGAAAATACATTACACGACGCTATTCGGATTTTAAAAAAGAATACAAGGCGCTATGCTAAGCGTCAAATCACATGGTTTAAAAGATATGACTTCATCAAGTGGTTTTTAGTTGACCGTTATGAAAAGGAAGAGGTCCTTCTTAATGAGGTTCTTGGTTATATTGAAAAGAAAAATAAGGAGGGTATTTATGACTAG
- the lexA gene encoding transcriptional repressor LexA has translation MYEDLNSSQIKILNYLKYQLQNKGYPPSVREICHAVELKSTSTVHAHLAKLEKKGYIRKDPTKPRAIEILHSDSNLDFKLQKEIINVPVIGKVTAGEPILAVENIEDTFPLPVDFVDSKNHEIFILKIKGDSMVDAGIFDGDFIVVSQQSTANNGDIVVALIEEEATVKRFYKEQDQIRLQPENKNMDPIYTSEATILGLVVGVYRKTV, from the coding sequence ATGTATGAAGATTTGAATTCAAGCCAAATCAAAATTTTAAACTACCTTAAATACCAACTTCAAAATAAAGGGTATCCCCCTTCAGTTCGAGAAATTTGTCATGCGGTGGAGTTGAAATCCACCTCTACCGTCCATGCTCATTTGGCCAAACTTGAAAAAAAAGGATACATACGCAAAGATCCTACAAAACCCAGAGCCATTGAAATTCTTCATTCAGATTCAAATTTAGATTTTAAGCTTCAAAAAGAAATCATCAATGTTCCGGTGATCGGCAAGGTTACTGCGGGAGAACCTATTTTAGCGGTTGAGAACATTGAAGATACCTTCCCTTTGCCAGTGGATTTTGTAGACTCTAAGAACCATGAAATTTTCATTTTAAAAATCAAAGGGGACAGCATGGTAGATGCAGGGATTTTTGATGGTGATTTTATTGTGGTCAGCCAGCAAAGCACAGCAAATAATGGTGATATTGTTGTGGCATTGATTGAAGAAGAAGCCACGGTTAAACGATTTTACAAAGAGCAAGACCAAATTCGCCTACAACCGGAGAATAAAAACATGGATCCGATTTATACCTCAGAAGCCACTATTTTAGGCCTTGTTGTTGGAGTTTATCGAAAAACTGTTTAG